The following proteins are co-located in the Alcaligenes faecalis genome:
- the glnE gene encoding bifunctional [glutamate--ammonia ligase]-adenylyl-L-tyrosine phosphorylase/[glutamate--ammonia-ligase] adenylyltransferase: MSQSIILKPVMQWSGPLRRKVNAQPQFGAWLQEQAQHPVTPALITQWYRTLLPEPENDRLVQVRQALRQLRERVFLLLMIRDINGLAPLEEVMLAMSSLADLAVAQAYETVARQLADVHGIPRNSETGLPQEMIILGMGKLGGGELNVSSDIDLIMLYDEDGETDGRRPLSYHEFYGKVTQRMMPMLSDTDAFGQVFRTDLRLRPDGDSGPLAWSMQALENYLVNQGREWERYAWIKARPIKAQAFEGSRSAGDVHHFEALRTPFVYRKYFDFDALSALRGLRERIRQDWTRRALNRNGVETWHNIKLGDGGIREIEFVVQLNQLIRGGRQPSLQTPSLHEALRGQCAAGLLDQEVCDKLLAAYTFLRRVEHRLQYREDEQTHLLPQDEKLRTELAATLGLSLADFDEQLGQHRKFVSHTFRNAFRLAGMGEEASAAPPSTTAPTPEVSRAEHDQALRERIEQLRQALLNSHRLRSLPNASLDRVQRLIPLAQDYACRSENPEMTATRLFNLIELIAQRSAYLALLAEYPDTLARVARIVSASPWAAQYLAQYPLLLDSLIEWHSLMEIPDFVALSEQMCRDLDACRLPDGQADVEQQMNMMRDWQHQITFQLLAQDLEGVLTVEALADQLSALADMMLAETLERTWPLTRPRSLAPDKDTSPHFAVIAYGKLGGKEIGYASDLDLVFLYDDPSQDHVERYIKLARRMTSWLSAMTSSGRLYEIDLRLRPDGDAGLLAVSVDAFEQYQTRSAWSWEHQAITRARFVTGDTQIKDRFDEIRRSILLMERDRRKLRADILDMRDKISAGHPNRSELFDLKHDRGGMVDVEFITQYLVLCHSREHPKLLENLGNIALLGIAAQAGLIAPDHAQEVADAYRALRRRQHALRLEGAEKARVPQTELTQERQAVTRLWDEVLGY, from the coding sequence ATGAGCCAGTCCATTATATTGAAGCCCGTGATGCAATGGTCCGGCCCCTTGCGTCGAAAAGTAAACGCTCAGCCACAATTTGGGGCGTGGTTGCAAGAGCAAGCCCAGCACCCTGTCACCCCCGCTCTGATTACGCAATGGTATAGGACTTTACTGCCCGAACCCGAAAATGATCGTTTGGTACAAGTGCGCCAGGCCTTGCGTCAACTGCGTGAACGGGTCTTTCTGCTACTGATGATTCGCGACATCAATGGTCTGGCCCCTCTTGAAGAGGTCATGCTGGCCATGAGCAGCCTGGCGGATCTGGCCGTCGCACAAGCCTATGAAACCGTGGCCCGGCAACTGGCTGACGTACACGGTATTCCTAGAAACTCGGAAACTGGCCTGCCCCAGGAGATGATTATTTTAGGTATGGGCAAGCTGGGTGGAGGGGAATTAAACGTATCCTCGGACATCGACCTGATCATGCTCTACGACGAGGACGGCGAAACCGATGGCCGCCGTCCCCTGAGCTATCACGAGTTTTACGGCAAGGTAACCCAGCGCATGATGCCCATGCTCTCCGATACCGACGCCTTCGGACAGGTATTTCGCACAGACCTGCGCCTACGTCCGGACGGAGATTCCGGGCCGCTGGCCTGGAGCATGCAGGCGCTGGAAAACTATCTGGTCAACCAAGGCCGGGAATGGGAACGATATGCCTGGATCAAGGCCCGCCCCATCAAGGCCCAGGCTTTTGAGGGCAGCCGCAGCGCCGGTGATGTGCATCACTTCGAGGCACTGCGCACCCCTTTTGTGTACCGCAAATATTTTGACTTTGATGCCCTCTCTGCCTTGCGCGGCCTGCGCGAGCGCATTCGCCAGGACTGGACGCGCCGCGCCCTGAACCGCAATGGCGTGGAAACCTGGCACAACATCAAGCTGGGCGATGGCGGGATTCGAGAAATTGAATTTGTGGTCCAGCTCAATCAGTTGATTCGCGGCGGACGACAACCCTCCCTACAAACACCCAGCCTGCACGAGGCCCTGCGCGGTCAATGTGCGGCCGGTCTGCTGGACCAGGAGGTCTGCGACAAGCTGCTGGCCGCCTATACCTTCTTGCGGCGTGTCGAACACCGCCTGCAATACCGTGAGGACGAACAAACCCATTTGCTGCCCCAGGACGAGAAGCTGCGCACCGAGCTGGCGGCTACCTTGGGCCTGAGTCTGGCTGATTTCGATGAGCAACTTGGCCAGCACAGGAAGTTTGTGTCGCATACCTTCCGCAACGCCTTCCGTCTGGCAGGCATGGGGGAAGAAGCCAGTGCCGCCCCCCCATCGACGACCGCCCCCACCCCTGAAGTAAGTCGCGCAGAGCACGATCAAGCTTTGCGGGAACGCATTGAGCAATTGCGTCAGGCTCTGCTGAACAGCCATCGTCTGCGCAGCCTGCCCAATGCCAGTCTGGATCGCGTACAACGCTTGATCCCCTTGGCCCAGGACTACGCCTGCCGCTCTGAAAACCCGGAAATGACGGCAACCCGCCTGTTCAACCTGATCGAACTGATCGCCCAGCGCAGTGCGTATCTGGCCTTGCTGGCCGAATATCCGGACACGCTGGCACGCGTTGCCCGTATTGTCTCGGCCAGCCCGTGGGCCGCACAGTATCTGGCTCAATACCCCCTTTTGTTGGACAGCCTGATCGAGTGGCATTCACTGATGGAGATTCCAGACTTTGTCGCCCTGTCCGAGCAAATGTGCCGCGATCTTGACGCCTGCCGTCTGCCCGATGGCCAGGCCGATGTCGAACAGCAAATGAACATGATGCGCGACTGGCAGCACCAGATCACGTTTCAATTACTGGCCCAGGACCTGGAAGGTGTACTGACCGTCGAGGCACTGGCCGACCAGCTTTCGGCTCTGGCCGATATGATGCTGGCCGAAACACTGGAGCGCACCTGGCCACTGACGCGCCCCCGCAGCCTGGCCCCAGACAAGGACACCTCCCCCCACTTTGCGGTCATTGCCTACGGCAAGCTGGGAGGCAAGGAAATTGGTTATGCGTCCGACCTGGATCTGGTATTTCTGTACGATGATCCCAGTCAGGACCATGTGGAGCGATACATCAAACTGGCCCGCCGCATGACCAGTTGGTTATCGGCCATGACCTCCTCGGGACGTCTCTACGAGATCGACCTGCGTTTACGCCCGGATGGTGATGCCGGTTTGCTGGCGGTCAGCGTGGATGCCTTTGAGCAGTATCAAACTCGTAGCGCCTGGTCCTGGGAGCATCAAGCCATTACCCGCGCCCGTTTCGTGACCGGAGATACGCAGATCAAGGACCGCTTCGATGAAATCCGCCGCTCCATCCTGTTGATGGAGCGCGACCGCCGCAAACTGCGCGCCGACATTCTGGACATGCGTGACAAGATCAGTGCCGGGCACCCCAACCGCAGCGAGCTGTTTGACTTGAAACACGACCGTGGCGGTATGGTGGATGTGGAGTTCATCACCCAATATCTGGTGCTGTGCCATAGCCGTGAGCACCCCAAACTGTTGGAGAACCTGGGCAATATCGCCTTGCTGGGCATTGCTGCCCAGGCGGGCCTGATTGCGCCTGACCATGCCCAGGAAGTTGCCGATGCGTATCGCGCCTTGCGTCGACGTCAGCACGCTTTGCGTCTGGAAGGGGCCGAGAAAGCCCGTGTGCCACAAACCGAGCTGACCCAGGAACGGCAGGCCGTTACACGGCTATGGGATGAGGTTCTGGGGTACTAA